A single window of Pristis pectinata isolate sPriPec2 chromosome 8, sPriPec2.1.pri, whole genome shotgun sequence DNA harbors:
- the chic1 gene encoding cysteine-rich hydrophobic domain-containing protein 1 — translation MADFDTIYELDEEDERVVMDEHLIRYTPDPVVVRGAGHITVFGLSNKFDPEFPSVLTGKVAPEEYKTSIGRVNGCLKKNLPINVKWLLCGCLCCCCTLGCSLWPVICLNKRTRRSIQKLLEWENNRLYHKLGLHWKLSKRKCESSNMMEYVILIEFLPKFPIFRPD, via the exons ATGGCCGACTTCGATACCATTTACGAGCTGGACGAGGAGGACGAGCGTGTGGTGATGGACGAGCATTTGATCCGATACACGCCGGACCCCGTGGTGGTGCGAGGGGCAGGCCACATAACAGT GTTTGGCCTCAGCAACAAATTTGACCCAGAATTTCCTTCAGTGCTTACAGGGAAG GTGGCTCCAGAAGAGTATAAAACGAGCATTGGTCGGGTAAATGGATGCTTAAAGAAAAATCTTCCCATCAATGTGAAGTGGCTTCTTTGTGGTTGTTTATGTTGCTGTTGCACCTTGGGCTGCAGTCTGTGGCCTGTCATCTGTCTTAACAAAAGA ACTAGAAGATCAATACAAAAACTGTTAGAGTGGGAGAACAACAGATTGTATCACAAG CTTGGGTTGCACTGGAAGTTAAGTAAAAGGAAATGTGAGTCCAGTAACATGATGGAATAT GTAATACTAATAGAATTCTTACCAAAATTTCCTATATTCCGACCAGACTAA